A stretch of the Papaver somniferum cultivar HN1 chromosome 6, ASM357369v1, whole genome shotgun sequence genome encodes the following:
- the LOC113291714 gene encoding uncharacterized protein LOC113291714, with protein MFLTDLRDKLNAHPMPLTFILERHKGILEGVQVVSPKAHHRYCWRHLYSNFKKHYKGQKLYASLWNATKCYKIKHFQKHMEEIRQENPLAVKYLEDAGVESRSRTFFDDTSKCEHLNNNFSESFNSMEKNLRDKPICKLLDLYNQMVMGLFHKRTTESTTWNPKKLVPKAMKLIGKMLKLVGAFDVLPSVLGKLYEVTNVGSKAVFVVNLETKQFNCLQWKMRGFVRQHAVCYLKSLRPDWTN; from the exons ATGTTTCTCACTGACTTGAGAGATAAACTTAATGCACATCCAATGCCTCTGACCTTCATTTTAGAAAGGCATAAAGGGATACTTGAAGGTGTTCAAGTTGTGTCCCCTAAAGCACATCACAGATATTGTTGGAG GCACTTATATTCGAATTTCAAGAAACACTACAAGGGACAAAAACTGTATGCCTCACTATGGAATGCAACAAAATGTTACAAAATCAAGCATTTCCAG AAACACATGGAAGAGATAAGGCAGGAAAATCCCTTGGCTGTGAAGTACCTAGAAGATGCTGGTGTTGAGTCTCGGTCTAGGACTTTCTTTGATGACACTAGTAAATGTGAACACCTAAACAATAACTTTAGTGAGTCCTTCAATTCCATGGAAAAAAATCTTAGGGACAAACCAATCTGTAAACTATTAGACCTTTACAATCAGATGGTTATGGGTCTTTTTCACAAGAGAACGACAGAGAGTACAACATGGAATCCTAAAAAATTGGTTCCAAAAGCAATGAAATTGATTGGGAAGATGTTAAAGTTAGTTGGTGCATTTGATGTTCTACCATCTGTTTTGGGAAAATTATATGAGGTTACAAATGTAGGTAGCAAAGcagtttttgttgttaacttggaAACAAAACAATTTAATTGTCTTCAATGGAAAATGAGAGGTTTTGTTCGCCAGCATGCAGTTTGCTATTTGAAGTCATTGAGGCCAGATTGGACAAACTAA